A section of the Roseivirga sp. BDSF3-8 genome encodes:
- the rhuM gene encoding RhuM family protein — protein MRDFSLIFRKFELFELGGNSAKLSNFLHMASNKIEIYQSTEGDVQLDVRIDSETVWLNQEQLSQLFGRDRTVIGRHIRNVFKEEELDEEVVCAKFAHTTQHGAMADKMQETTTKFYNLDVIISVGYRVKSLQGTQFRQWATQRLKDYLVKGYAINEQRLEQTQQEVRFLKSGIQILSRAIEEKATEEGLEWLNQYAKGLTLLDDYDHEQLDTKGVSKQQAEYPTQEEYQQVIEAMKAKFDSAVFGLEKDKGFESAVSQIAKGFGDEDFYPTLEEKAAMLLYLVIKNHAFADGNKRIAAACFLLFLKQNAMLINSEGEMIISNEALASLTLFIASSKPEEMQTVKNLTVSMLNRNKKE, from the coding sequence ATGAGAGATTTTAGCCTGATCTTTCGTAAATTCGAGCTTTTTGAACTTGGAGGAAATTCCGCCAAGTTGAGTAATTTCCTTCATATGGCCAGTAACAAGATAGAAATATACCAGAGTACCGAGGGCGATGTTCAGCTTGATGTTAGAATAGACTCTGAAACGGTTTGGCTGAATCAGGAACAACTTAGTCAACTGTTTGGCAGAGACAGAACGGTTATAGGAAGGCACATCAGGAATGTTTTTAAAGAGGAAGAGCTTGACGAGGAAGTGGTATGTGCAAAATTTGCACATACCACTCAGCACGGTGCTATGGCCGATAAAATGCAAGAAACGACTACTAAATTCTATAATCTTGATGTCATTATTTCAGTTGGATACCGTGTAAAATCATTGCAGGGAACCCAGTTCAGGCAGTGGGCTACCCAGAGGCTAAAAGATTACCTGGTTAAGGGATATGCGATCAATGAACAGCGCCTTGAGCAAACGCAGCAGGAGGTGAGGTTTTTAAAGTCAGGAATTCAGATTCTTAGCAGAGCTATTGAAGAGAAAGCCACGGAAGAGGGCCTGGAATGGCTGAATCAATATGCCAAGGGGCTAACACTACTGGATGACTACGACCATGAGCAACTGGATACTAAAGGTGTATCTAAACAGCAGGCAGAATATCCTACTCAAGAAGAATACCAGCAGGTAATTGAGGCAATGAAGGCAAAGTTTGACTCAGCCGTATTTGGACTTGAAAAAGATAAGGGTTTTGAAAGTGCAGTATCACAAATAGCCAAAGGCTTTGGTGATGAGGACTTCTACCCTACCCTTGAAGAAAAGGCGGCCATGTTGCTTTACCTTGTCATAAAAAACCATGCTTTTGCTGATGGTAATAAAAGAATAGCCGCTGCATGCTTCCTGCTTTTCTTAAAACAGAATGCTATGCTCATAAACAGCGAAGGCGAAATGATTATCAGCAATGAGGCATTGGCCAGCCTTACCCTTTTCATAGCATCCAGTAAGCCGGAAGAAATGCAAACGGTGAAGAATTTGACGGTAAGCATGCTGAATAGGAATAAGAAAGAATGA
- a CDS encoding GIN domain-containing protein translates to MKKILPLIFALLCIHAGFVRANTPVNTVHTGPGKEIDLPAFTSLSIKGGGTYYIHYSRSSKIEIKGAGRCLDEVEATVSYRELSIGPAENATGNCPIEVHIYTSALSSIQQKGGGSISIMKGFPPVESFKCSLKGGGDMNLSALRIGSLHAAIKGGGQVMATVEKSLHGEIKGGGRLYYQGDPAVKKEISGGGTIESR, encoded by the coding sequence ATGAAGAAAATACTACCTCTGATCTTTGCTTTGCTTTGTATTCATGCGGGCTTTGTGCGGGCTAACACGCCAGTGAATACAGTACATACTGGCCCGGGTAAGGAAATTGACCTGCCGGCCTTTACATCGCTTAGTATTAAGGGTGGGGGCACCTATTATATACATTATAGCAGGAGCAGTAAAATAGAAATAAAAGGGGCGGGCCGGTGCCTGGATGAGGTGGAGGCTACCGTGAGTTATAGAGAACTATCTATAGGGCCAGCAGAAAATGCTACGGGAAACTGTCCTATCGAGGTACACATCTATACATCAGCCCTTAGCAGCATACAGCAAAAAGGTGGCGGAAGCATTAGCATCATGAAAGGCTTCCCTCCTGTCGAGTCGTTCAAATGTAGCCTAAAGGGAGGCGGAGACATGAATTTATCAGCTCTTCGTATTGGTTCTCTCCATGCTGCTATCAAGGGAGGGGGCCAGGTGATGGCCACGGTTGAGAAAAGCCTCCATGGTGAGATAAAAGGCGGAGGCAGGCTCTATTACCAGGGCGACCCTGCTGTGAAAAAGGAAATCTCAGGCGGCGGCACCATCGAAAGCAGGTAA
- a CDS encoding fibrobacter succinogenes major paralogous domain-containing protein, which translates to MLIILSCTKGAAVQNTVQLPADRFIDPRDGHAYKTVRIGEQEWLAENFAYLPYICEPGEADCGVWVYDYDGSSLTEAKKTPQYGMYGALYSWKAARELAPEGWHVPSDEEWKELERHIGIDANAIDDKTWRGENNEADRLKKEGDTGLEVVFGGWMTDYGKFNFAQQHANFWCADEVDAGRGIERLLGLTNGRIGRDAGNKGCGFSVRYVRDR; encoded by the coding sequence ATGCTTATCATTTTGAGCTGTACAAAAGGAGCCGCAGTCCAAAACACGGTACAGCTACCCGCCGATAGGTTTATCGACCCCAGGGATGGCCATGCGTACAAAACGGTACGGATAGGTGAGCAGGAATGGCTGGCGGAAAACTTCGCTTACCTGCCGTATATTTGTGAGCCGGGCGAGGCCGACTGTGGCGTTTGGGTGTATGATTATGACGGCTCAAGCCTTACAGAAGCCAAAAAGACTCCGCAATACGGAATGTATGGGGCGCTATACAGTTGGAAGGCGGCCCGGGAGCTGGCCCCGGAGGGCTGGCACGTGCCCAGCGATGAGGAGTGGAAAGAGCTGGAACGGCATATTGGTATAGACGCTAATGCTATTGATGATAAAACCTGGAGGGGAGAGAATAATGAGGCGGACCGCCTGAAGAAAGAAGGGGATACGGGCCTGGAGGTGGTCTTCGGTGGCTGGATGACAGATTACGGGAAGTTTAACTTCGCGCAGCAGCATGCAAACTTCTGGTGTGCGGACGAAGTAGATGCAGGCAGAGGTATAGAGCGACTACTCGGGCTGACCAATGGCAGGATAGGAAGAGACGCAGGCAATAAAGGCTGCGGCTTTAGCGTGCGGTATGTGAGGGATAGGTAG
- a CDS encoding DEAD/DEAH box helicase yields the protein MSTHIKSQADILAKLGIEKLNAMQIEAKEAIATESEVILLSPTGTGKTLAFLLPIIEALDPSCEEIQSVIIVPSRELAIQIEQVMREMGTGFKVNAVYGGRMGSKDRMEIKTRPAVLIGTPGRVSDHLRREAFDTKHITTLVLDEFDKSLEIGFEGEMKDILTLLPNVDKKILTSATQGVRIPRFVGLQNPVTIDYLDQRSSRLQLKKVISPEKDKLETLLELIAHIGEGNGIIFCNFKDSIQRVSDFLGEHNISHGAFYGGLEQTDRERALIKFRNGTHQLLLATDLAARGIDVPEIDFIIHYHLPFRGEEFTHRNGRTARMNSNGTAYVLLYEKEEVPEFIGDIPEEKLEKTDLPEAPQWSTLFISGGRKDKISKGDIAGLFIKQGNLDKDALGVIELKNDCAFVSVKASEVKELLPKVNNTKLKKKKVRVSVV from the coding sequence ATGTCCACACACATTAAAAGCCAGGCAGATATATTAGCTAAATTAGGCATAGAGAAGCTGAACGCTATGCAGATCGAGGCAAAGGAGGCCATTGCAACTGAAAGCGAGGTGATTTTGCTGTCGCCTACGGGCACGGGCAAAACGCTGGCTTTTCTGCTGCCTATCATCGAGGCCCTGGACCCAAGCTGTGAGGAGATCCAGAGCGTGATCATCGTGCCTTCGCGTGAGCTGGCGATACAGATAGAGCAGGTGATGCGCGAGATGGGCACGGGCTTTAAGGTAAATGCGGTATACGGAGGGCGTATGGGGTCTAAAGACCGCATGGAGATAAAAACGCGGCCAGCGGTGCTGATCGGTACGCCGGGCCGGGTATCTGACCACCTGAGGCGGGAAGCTTTCGATACCAAACACATCACCACGCTGGTGCTGGATGAGTTTGATAAGTCGCTGGAAATAGGCTTTGAAGGGGAGATGAAGGACATCCTCACTTTACTGCCTAATGTGGATAAGAAGATACTGACCTCGGCCACGCAGGGCGTACGCATACCCAGGTTTGTAGGCCTGCAAAACCCTGTTACGATTGACTACCTGGACCAGCGAAGCTCGCGGCTGCAACTGAAAAAGGTGATCTCTCCGGAGAAGGATAAGCTGGAGACACTCCTTGAGCTGATCGCGCATATTGGGGAGGGGAACGGCATTATCTTCTGTAATTTTAAAGACTCGATACAGCGTGTCAGCGACTTCCTGGGGGAACATAACATCTCTCACGGCGCGTTCTACGGAGGCCTGGAGCAGACGGACAGGGAGCGGGCACTGATCAAATTCAGGAACGGAACGCATCAGCTACTGCTGGCGACTGACCTGGCGGCCAGGGGCATTGATGTGCCGGAAATTGACTTTATCATTCACTACCACCTGCCCTTCCGGGGTGAGGAGTTTACGCACCGCAATGGCAGGACGGCCCGCATGAACAGTAATGGTACGGCTTATGTCCTGCTATACGAAAAGGAGGAGGTGCCGGAATTCATCGGGGATATACCCGAGGAAAAGTTGGAAAAAACCGACCTGCCGGAAGCGCCTCAGTGGAGCACGCTGTTCATTTCCGGAGGCAGAAAGGACAAAATATCTAAAGGTGATATAGCAGGCCTATTTATCAAACAGGGAAACCTAGATAAAGACGCTCTGGGAGTCATCGAACTTAAAAATGACTGCGCTTTTGTATCGGTAAAAGCCTCTGAGGTAAAGGAGCTACTACCAAAGGTGAATAACACGAAGCTGAAGAAGAAAAAGGTGCGGGTGTCGGTGGTATAA
- a CDS encoding nuclear transport factor 2 family protein, giving the protein MSDLKITTPHLGINSPKKAFLKDFNIAFGEGDIPAIMKGVSEDITWDIHGDRRIEGKEAFGKFLEEMVQHQPSEVHIHHIITHGKEAAVNGEVVMADNKRYAFADIYEFTSAGSQVIKYMSSYVHELVF; this is encoded by the coding sequence ATGAGTGACCTGAAGATAACGACCCCCCACCTAGGGATTAACAGTCCCAAAAAAGCCTTTCTTAAGGACTTTAATATAGCATTTGGCGAAGGGGACATCCCGGCTATAATGAAGGGGGTAAGCGAGGATATCACCTGGGACATACATGGCGACCGCCGCATAGAAGGCAAGGAAGCCTTCGGGAAGTTTTTAGAGGAAATGGTTCAGCATCAGCCATCCGAAGTGCACATACACCATATCATCACGCATGGTAAGGAAGCGGCCGTCAACGGCGAAGTGGTTATGGCTGATAATAAGCGCTATGCTTTTGCAGATATTTACGAGTTTACGAGCGCCGGCAGCCAGGTGATTAAGTACATGAGCAGCTACGTGCACGAGTTGGTATTTTAG
- the tnpA gene encoding IS200/IS605 family transposase — protein sequence MSKYRKLSHSFYYCVYHVVWTPKYRHRILRDIVADTLENKIKTICEWKEVKVEELNIQPDHVHLVCSIPPKLSVSDFMGILKGKTAIMMFKNFKSLRRKPYWGNHFWSRGYFVSTVGIDEEKIKRYVKYQEKEDKKEDGDIDIPLFDN from the coding sequence ATGAGCAAGTATCGTAAGCTATCGCATAGCTTTTACTATTGTGTCTATCATGTAGTATGGACCCCGAAGTACCGCCACCGTATACTTCGTGATATTGTTGCAGATACGTTGGAGAATAAGATAAAGACGATATGTGAATGGAAGGAGGTCAAGGTAGAAGAGTTGAACATTCAGCCAGATCACGTTCATTTGGTATGTAGTATACCTCCGAAACTTAGTGTATCAGACTTCATGGGTATTCTCAAGGGTAAGACAGCGATCATGATGTTTAAGAACTTCAAGAGTCTTCGCAGAAAACCCTATTGGGGCAATCATTTTTGGTCACGAGGCTATTTTGTAAGTACGGTAGGCATAGATGAAGAAAAGATAAAGCGGTATGTTAAGTATCAGGAGAAGGAAGATAAGAAAGAGGATGGGGATATAGATATCCCGCTATTCGATAACTGA
- a CDS encoding pinensin family lanthipeptide, which yields MKKKISLEKLNVESFTTDNKRNHKGGATQQTLCGTGLCTGCPPIQCY from the coding sequence ATGAAAAAGAAGATATCTTTAGAGAAACTGAACGTAGAAAGCTTTACCACTGATAATAAGAGAAACCACAAAGGTGGTGCCACCCAGCAGACCCTTTGTGGTACTGGTCTGTGTACCGGTTGTCCTCCTATTCAGTGCTACTAA